A part of Microbacterium atlanticum genomic DNA contains:
- the argG gene encoding argininosuccinate synthase has protein sequence MSKVLQSLPVGERVGIAFSGGLDTSVAVAWMRDKGAIPCTYTGDLGQPDEDDIAAIPDRALTYGAEISRLVDCKPALVEEGFGALACGAFHIRSGGRTYFNTTPIGRAVTGTLLVRAMKEDGVDIWGDGSTYKGNDIERFYRYGLLANPALRIYKPWLDADFVTELGGRQEMSEWLVAHGFPYRDSAEKAYSTDANIWGATHEAKTLEHLDVSLEVVEPIMGVKFWDPAVEIEPEDVTVTFEAGRPVALNGVDYADPVQLVFEANRIGGRHGLGMSDQIENRIIEAKSRGIYEAPGMALLFTAYERLVNGILNEDTLATYHEQGRRLGRLMYEGRWLEPQSLMLRESIQKWVGSTITGSVTLRLRRGEDYTILDTSAPRLSYHPDKLSMERVGDAAFGPTDRIGQLTMRNLDIADSRVRLEYYAAKGLIGGATGELVGHLAPGEADEITERAERFSAEQEELAEATDAASEAAAFDSGTD, from the coding sequence ATGTCGAAGGTCCTCCAGTCCCTGCCCGTCGGCGAGCGCGTCGGCATCGCCTTCTCGGGAGGACTTGACACCTCCGTCGCCGTGGCGTGGATGCGCGACAAGGGCGCCATTCCGTGCACGTACACCGGCGATCTCGGGCAGCCCGACGAGGACGACATCGCCGCGATCCCGGACCGCGCGCTGACGTACGGCGCCGAGATCTCACGCCTCGTGGACTGCAAGCCGGCCCTCGTGGAGGAGGGCTTCGGCGCCCTGGCGTGCGGCGCCTTCCACATCCGCTCGGGCGGTCGCACCTACTTCAACACCACGCCGATCGGCCGCGCCGTCACCGGCACGCTCCTCGTGCGGGCCATGAAGGAGGACGGCGTCGACATCTGGGGTGACGGCTCCACCTACAAGGGCAACGACATCGAGCGGTTCTACCGCTACGGACTCCTCGCCAACCCGGCGCTGCGCATCTACAAGCCGTGGCTCGACGCCGACTTCGTCACCGAGCTCGGCGGTCGCCAGGAGATGAGCGAGTGGCTCGTGGCCCACGGCTTCCCGTACCGGGACTCCGCCGAGAAGGCGTACTCGACGGACGCGAACATCTGGGGCGCCACCCACGAGGCGAAGACGCTCGAGCACCTCGACGTCTCGCTCGAGGTCGTCGAGCCCATCATGGGCGTGAAGTTCTGGGACCCGGCGGTCGAGATCGAGCCCGAAGACGTCACCGTGACCTTCGAGGCGGGCCGTCCGGTCGCGCTCAACGGCGTGGACTACGCCGACCCGGTGCAGCTCGTCTTCGAGGCCAACCGCATCGGCGGCCGCCACGGCCTGGGCATGAGCGACCAGATCGAGAACCGCATCATCGAGGCGAAGTCGCGCGGCATCTACGAGGCGCCCGGCATGGCGCTGCTGTTCACGGCGTACGAGCGCCTGGTCAACGGCATCCTGAACGAGGACACGCTCGCGACCTACCACGAGCAGGGCCGGCGCCTCGGCCGCCTCATGTACGAGGGACGCTGGCTCGAGCCGCAGTCGCTCATGCTGCGCGAGTCCATCCAGAAGTGGGTGGGGTCCACCATCACCGGCTCGGTGACGCTGCGCCTGCGACGCGGCGAGGACTACACGATCCTCGACACCAGCGCCCCGCGCCTGTCGTACCACCCCGACAAGCTCTCGATGGAGCGCGTCGGCGACGCCGCCTTCGGCCCGACCGACCGGATCGGCCAGCTGACCATGCGCAACCTCGACATCGCCGACTCGCGGGTGCGCCTGGAGTACTACGCGGCGAAGGGTCTCATCGGCGGCGCGACCGGCGAGCTCGTCGGTCACCTCGCACCGGGTGAGGCGGATGAGATCACCGAGCGGGCCGAGCGGTTCAGCGCCGAGCAGGAGGAGCTCGCGGAGGCGACGGATGCCGCGTCCGAAGCGGCCGCGTTCGATTCCGGCACCGACTGA
- a CDS encoding Pr6Pr family membrane protein, giving the protein MRWAWFRIGAAVTGCSGIVAGFIVNVDRAARQGHSPVVVLTNYFSLFTIVSTTLAAVTLIVAASWAMRHPGSRREPLGIALAVAAVTGPVLLLGLVYNMLLRDLPSAVALGDSVGIAMLDTYAADVLHVVLPIYFVLDLLLAPRRRALPWWTLIALMGYPLVWTVYTMIRGERVANPDGTTPWWYPYPFLDPHGAGGYPSAFAYIGAILVAFLAIGTMIILIGRYRDRRAARHGAPAAHGPLVA; this is encoded by the coding sequence ATGCGCTGGGCATGGTTCCGAATCGGGGCGGCAGTCACCGGATGCTCGGGGATCGTCGCCGGTTTCATCGTCAATGTGGATCGCGCGGCACGCCAGGGTCACAGCCCTGTCGTGGTGCTGACGAACTACTTCAGCCTGTTCACGATCGTGTCGACGACGCTCGCCGCCGTCACCCTCATCGTGGCCGCATCATGGGCGATGCGGCACCCGGGCTCGAGGCGCGAGCCGCTCGGCATCGCACTCGCCGTCGCGGCCGTCACCGGACCCGTTCTGCTGCTCGGCCTCGTCTACAACATGCTGCTCCGCGACCTGCCGTCGGCCGTCGCTCTGGGGGACTCCGTCGGCATCGCAATGCTCGACACCTACGCCGCCGATGTGCTGCACGTCGTCCTGCCGATCTACTTCGTCCTCGACCTGCTGCTCGCACCGCGCCGGCGCGCGCTGCCGTGGTGGACCCTGATCGCGCTCATGGGTTATCCGCTCGTCTGGACGGTCTACACGATGATCCGCGGCGAGCGGGTCGCGAACCCGGACGGGACCACGCCGTGGTGGTACCCATACCCGTTCCTCGACCCTCACGGCGCCGGAGGGTATCCGTCCGCGTTCGCGTACATCGGCGCCATCCTCGTCGCCTTCCTGGCGATCGGCACGATGATCATCCTCATCGGCCGCTACCGCGATCGGCGTGCCGCCCGCCACGGCGCGCCGGCGGCCCACGGGCCGCTCGTGGCGTGA
- a CDS encoding Pr6Pr family membrane protein, with translation MRTTSFAGVWTAARAAMAIAIIAGIVAQLAKSIGTAAELGRDITTTIANFFSFFTILSNASAGIVLLWAAVWFVVRRRGPGAVEPTGLAIALASVSTYMIITGIVYNLLLRNITLPQGSEPIPWSNEVLHLIGPLFLLADVFLGPCRRALPWRALWAIVAFPIAWVAYTMSAAAWSPTPSPATRSGTPTRSSTRTRRAAGLRSWGTSSASRWRSSRSAPS, from the coding sequence ATGCGGACGACGTCGTTTGCCGGCGTGTGGACCGCCGCACGTGCGGCGATGGCGATCGCGATCATCGCCGGCATCGTGGCCCAGCTCGCGAAGTCGATCGGCACCGCCGCCGAGCTCGGACGCGACATCACGACGACGATCGCGAACTTCTTCAGCTTCTTCACGATCCTCTCCAACGCCTCGGCGGGGATCGTGCTGCTGTGGGCGGCCGTGTGGTTCGTCGTCCGCCGACGCGGCCCAGGCGCCGTCGAGCCCACGGGGCTGGCCATCGCGCTCGCGTCCGTGAGCACCTACATGATCATCACGGGCATCGTCTACAACCTCCTGCTGCGCAACATCACCCTGCCGCAGGGGAGCGAGCCGATCCCCTGGTCGAACGAGGTGCTGCACCTCATCGGACCGCTGTTCCTCCTCGCCGACGTCTTCCTCGGTCCCTGCCGACGAGCTCTGCCCTGGCGTGCGCTGTGGGCGATCGTGGCCTTCCCGATCGCCTGGGTCGCCTACACGATGTCCGCGGCGGCCTGGTCACCAACCCCGTCTCCGGCGACCCGTTCTGGTACCCCTACCCGTTCCTCAACCCGAACGCGCCGGGCGGCTGGGCTTCGGTCATGGGGTACGTCGTCGGCATCGCGCTGGCGATCATCGCGGTCGGCGCCTTCGTGA
- a CDS encoding HNH endonuclease signature motif containing protein, whose protein sequence is MLEAGLALAEQEPVGTFRRKLRTLIESVRSATLTERHEAALKNRRIAIERADDGMGWLHLYGPMVAIEAAHARATAMAKAIRAAHVETVPDACEGDASALHECARCVPAGDHGGGTQAGDERTLEQVRTDVILDLLIDGRTDLHPDAARGITATVVVTVPALALLHDSDRERAAAGIAPPVVEGMAPIPLSVAKELAGGAAGWTRVLTHPETGMVLSVGRDRYAPPPALAKLVKWRADRCMGPGCGMPASRCDVDHHVDWARNGHTSLTNLGPLCRGHHVVRHHTEWTVSAVPDSGGAVLWTSPTGRRYVVQPERPVPVFRPFSEDSAGAAPF, encoded by the coding sequence GTGCTCGAGGCGGGGCTCGCGCTGGCGGAGCAGGAGCCGGTGGGCACCTTCCGCCGCAAGCTGCGCACGCTGATCGAGAGCGTTCGCTCCGCGACCCTCACCGAGCGCCACGAGGCGGCCCTGAAGAACCGGCGGATCGCGATCGAGCGCGCCGACGACGGCATGGGCTGGCTCCACCTGTACGGGCCGATGGTCGCGATCGAGGCGGCACACGCCCGCGCCACCGCGATGGCCAAGGCGATCCGCGCGGCACACGTCGAGACCGTTCCGGATGCGTGCGAGGGGGATGCGAGCGCTCTGCACGAGTGCGCGCGCTGCGTGCCGGCGGGCGACCACGGCGGCGGCACGCAGGCGGGCGACGAGCGCACCCTCGAGCAGGTCCGCACCGACGTGATCCTCGACCTTCTGATCGACGGCCGCACCGACCTCCACCCCGACGCGGCCCGCGGCATCACGGCGACCGTCGTGGTCACCGTCCCCGCGCTCGCACTGCTCCACGACTCCGATCGGGAACGAGCGGCGGCGGGGATCGCGCCGCCGGTCGTCGAGGGCATGGCCCCGATCCCCCTCTCCGTCGCGAAGGAGCTCGCCGGCGGCGCCGCCGGGTGGACGCGCGTGCTGACCCACCCCGAGACCGGGATGGTGCTGTCGGTCGGCCGTGATCGGTACGCACCACCTCCGGCACTGGCGAAGCTCGTCAAGTGGCGGGCCGACCGCTGCATGGGCCCGGGGTGCGGGATGCCGGCCTCTCGGTGCGACGTCGACCACCACGTGGACTGGGCCCGCAACGGCCACACCTCGCTGACCAACCTCGGCCCGCTGTGCAGAGGTCACCATGTCGTGCGACATCACACCGAATGGACGGTCTCGGCCGTTCCGGATTCCGGCGGAGCCGTTCTCTGGACATCGCCGACCGGGCGCCGGTACGTCGTCCAGCCGGAGCGTCCGGTCCCTGTCTTCCGTCCGTTCTCCGAGGACTCCGCGGGCGCCGCGCCGTTCTGA
- a CDS encoding adenylosuccinate synthase encodes MPGIVIVGVQWGDEGKGKATDLLGERTDWVVKFNGGNNAGHTVVIGDEKYALHLLPSGILSPGVNAVIGNGVVVDLEVLFAELEALHARGLDTSRLRVSANAHIITQYHRTLDKVTERFLGKRQIGTTGRGIGPAYADKINRVGIRVQDLFDENILRQKVEGALDQKNHLLVKVFNRRAITCDEIVDDLLAYADRLRPMVADTGLLLSEALDAGDVVVFEGGQATMLDVDHGTYPFVTSSSATAGGAATGSGVGPNRLDRIVGIVKAYTTRVGSGPFPTELFDENGDFLRSRGFEFGTTTGRPRRVGWYDAPITRYATRINGITDLVLTKLDILTGLDRIPVCVAYDVEGQRFDEVPVNQSDFHHATPILEYFPGWKHDISGARTFEDLPVEAQQYVLALEAMSGTRISVIGVGAARDAVIVRHDLVD; translated from the coding sequence ATGCCAGGCATCGTGATCGTCGGAGTCCAATGGGGAGACGAGGGCAAGGGCAAGGCGACCGACCTGCTCGGTGAGCGCACCGATTGGGTCGTCAAGTTCAACGGCGGGAACAACGCCGGCCACACCGTCGTGATCGGCGACGAGAAGTACGCCCTCCACCTGCTGCCCTCCGGCATCCTCTCGCCCGGCGTGAACGCCGTCATCGGCAACGGCGTCGTCGTCGACCTCGAGGTGCTCTTCGCGGAGCTCGAGGCGCTGCACGCGCGAGGCCTCGACACCTCGCGCCTTCGCGTCAGCGCGAACGCGCACATCATCACGCAGTACCACCGCACGCTCGACAAGGTCACCGAGCGCTTCCTCGGCAAGCGCCAGATCGGCACGACCGGTCGCGGGATCGGCCCGGCGTATGCCGACAAGATCAACCGCGTCGGCATCCGCGTGCAGGACCTCTTCGACGAGAACATCCTGCGCCAGAAGGTCGAGGGGGCGCTGGACCAGAAGAACCACCTGCTGGTGAAGGTCTTCAACCGCCGTGCCATCACGTGCGACGAGATCGTCGACGACCTGCTCGCGTACGCCGACCGGCTGCGCCCCATGGTGGCCGACACGGGCCTGCTGCTGAGCGAGGCGCTGGACGCCGGCGACGTCGTCGTCTTCGAGGGCGGCCAGGCGACGATGCTCGACGTCGACCACGGCACCTACCCCTTCGTCACCTCCTCGTCCGCGACGGCGGGCGGGGCCGCGACCGGCTCGGGCGTCGGACCGAACCGCCTCGACCGCATCGTCGGCATCGTCAAGGCCTACACGACCCGCGTCGGCTCGGGACCCTTCCCCACCGAGCTGTTCGACGAGAACGGCGACTTCCTGCGCTCGCGCGGCTTCGAGTTCGGCACCACCACGGGCCGTCCGCGTCGCGTCGGCTGGTACGACGCGCCGATCACGCGGTACGCCACGCGCATCAACGGCATCACAGACCTGGTGCTCACCAAGCTCGACATCCTCACCGGTCTCGATCGGATCCCGGTGTGCGTCGCCTACGACGTCGAGGGTCAGCGATTCGACGAGGTCCCGGTGAACCAGTCCGACTTCCACCACGCCACGCCCATCCTGGAGTACTTCCCGGGCTGGAAGCACGACATCTCGGGCGCCCGCACCTTCGAGGACCTCCCTGTGGAGGCGCAGCAGTACGTGCTGGCGCTCGAGGCGATGAGCGGAACGCGCATCTCGGTGATCGGCGTGGGTGCCGCGCGCGACGCCGTGATCGTGCGTCACGACCTCGTCGACTGA
- a CDS encoding lactonase family protein yields MRFLLGGYTADMDGGATGFGMLLAGAADDASAGGALAFTGDAAAADSPSWIALHPGSAGLARGDVVYAALEARGEVQAFRRTGEATFVPLGTPVTAGEAVCHLAIAPDASFLLAACWGDGRVVRMEVDAAGRPSSPVILPAATGPAASETSPAPAAGDLDLAAAARALREAAGAEYAHLVPRVDDEDAAEDAGDEASARPSRAHQAVFLPGGLVATTDLGLDLVRFWRMRGDGLRRQQEVALPRGSGPRHMVWHPSGHLYVVTELSCELFVLAPFPPATGSGPSSWRVVGGSPLGAGTLPGDSAAELALSHDREFLYAGVRGSNTLATLRVRGAGESVVPVALVDAGVDWPRHHLVVRDTLLVAGQRSDEVASRLVDIRTGVPGRVRHRAAAPSPTCIAAIA; encoded by the coding sequence ATGAGATTCCTGCTGGGCGGGTACACCGCCGACATGGACGGCGGCGCGACGGGATTCGGGATGCTGCTCGCCGGCGCCGCAGACGACGCGTCTGCCGGTGGCGCGCTGGCGTTCACCGGTGACGCGGCCGCGGCCGACTCGCCGTCGTGGATCGCGCTCCACCCCGGATCGGCCGGCCTCGCCCGCGGCGACGTGGTGTACGCGGCGCTGGAGGCGCGCGGCGAGGTCCAGGCGTTCCGCCGCACCGGCGAGGCGACCTTCGTGCCGCTCGGCACGCCCGTGACCGCCGGCGAAGCGGTGTGCCATCTCGCGATCGCGCCGGATGCCTCGTTCCTGCTGGCAGCCTGCTGGGGCGACGGGAGGGTGGTGCGGATGGAGGTGGATGCCGCCGGCCGGCCGTCTTCACCGGTGATCCTTCCCGCCGCGACCGGGCCCGCCGCGTCGGAGACGTCGCCGGCGCCCGCTGCCGGCGACCTCGACCTCGCGGCAGCCGCGCGTGCCCTCCGTGAGGCGGCCGGAGCGGAATACGCCCACCTGGTTCCGCGGGTCGACGACGAGGACGCGGCGGAAGACGCGGGAGACGAGGCATCCGCTCGCCCGTCCCGCGCCCATCAGGCGGTGTTCCTGCCGGGCGGGCTGGTGGCGACGACCGATCTGGGTCTGGATCTCGTTCGGTTCTGGCGGATGCGGGGCGACGGACTGCGACGGCAGCAGGAGGTGGCGCTGCCCCGTGGCAGCGGGCCGCGGCACATGGTGTGGCATCCGAGCGGGCATCTGTACGTCGTGACCGAGCTGTCGTGCGAACTGTTCGTGCTCGCCCCGTTCCCGCCGGCGACCGGATCCGGTCCGTCGTCGTGGCGCGTGGTCGGCGGCAGCCCTCTCGGCGCGGGCACGCTTCCGGGCGACAGCGCTGCCGAGCTCGCCCTCTCGCACGACCGCGAGTTCCTGTACGCCGGCGTCCGCGGGAGCAACACCCTCGCGACCCTGCGGGTGCGCGGTGCCGGCGAGTCCGTCGTGCCCGTCGCGCTCGTCGATGCCGGCGTGGACTGGCCGCGTCACCACCTCGTGGTGCGCGACACCCTCCTCGTCGCGGGGCAGCGTTCGGATGAGGTCGCCTCGCGCCTCGTCGACATCCGCACCGGAGTGCCCGGCCGCGTGCGGCACCGTGCGGCGGCCCCCTCGCCGACCTGCATCGCCGCGATCGCCTGA
- a CDS encoding AI-2E family transporter — protein sequence MTESSPSLGATDAPAADLSPSVAAPGTDGHAPASSAAPLLADREPVFTGEAPAGKTFWANLNSPFRLGLLITLGGLTAIGLGLAFWNLSTIIIYVVFALFAALGLDPIVRWFGRHHVSRPWAIVIVYTAFALVLAAVLLLVVPALVGQLTSFFQDLPQTVNDFQQSDFYAWLSGTFGAQVGAITDQVEQFLTNPANIAAIGGGVLNFAINVGTAISGLIIVLVLSLYFLAGLPAMKTAFIRFAPARNRPKAGALTEQITDSIGGYLMGMVILAFCNSVVAFLLHLFLGLPFPALMAVLAFCITLIPLIGSVLYWITATIIALFTGWLPALIFAIIYLVYMQLEAYVLTPRVMNKTISVPGALVVIGAMVGGTLLGLLGALVAIPVTASILLIIKQVFIPRQDAKF from the coding sequence ATGACCGAGTCCTCGCCCTCTCTCGGCGCGACCGACGCGCCGGCGGCCGACCTCTCACCGTCCGTGGCGGCACCGGGCACCGACGGCCATGCGCCGGCTTCGTCCGCCGCGCCGCTGCTCGCCGACCGGGAGCCGGTGTTCACGGGCGAAGCGCCGGCCGGCAAGACGTTCTGGGCCAACCTCAACAGCCCGTTCCGCCTGGGCCTGCTCATCACGCTCGGAGGACTCACCGCGATCGGGCTGGGCCTCGCCTTCTGGAACCTGTCGACGATCATCATCTACGTCGTCTTCGCCCTGTTCGCCGCCCTCGGCCTCGATCCGATCGTCCGGTGGTTCGGGCGTCATCATGTGTCACGGCCCTGGGCGATCGTCATCGTGTACACCGCGTTCGCGCTGGTGCTGGCAGCGGTCCTGCTGCTCGTCGTCCCGGCGCTGGTGGGCCAGCTGACCTCGTTCTTCCAGGACCTGCCGCAGACGGTGAACGACTTCCAGCAGTCCGACTTCTACGCGTGGCTGTCCGGCACGTTCGGCGCGCAGGTCGGTGCCATCACCGACCAGGTGGAGCAGTTCCTCACCAACCCGGCGAACATCGCCGCGATCGGCGGAGGAGTGCTGAACTTCGCGATCAACGTGGGCACAGCCATCTCGGGGCTCATCATCGTGCTCGTGCTGAGCCTGTACTTCCTCGCCGGGCTCCCCGCGATGAAGACGGCGTTCATCCGGTTCGCCCCCGCCCGCAACCGCCCCAAGGCGGGCGCCCTGACGGAGCAGATCACGGACTCCATCGGCGGCTATCTGATGGGCATGGTGATCCTGGCGTTCTGCAACTCGGTGGTCGCCTTCCTGCTGCACCTCTTCCTCGGTCTGCCGTTCCCGGCCCTGATGGCGGTGCTCGCGTTCTGCATCACGCTCATCCCCCTCATCGGTTCGGTGCTGTACTGGATCACGGCGACGATCATCGCGCTGTTCACTGGATGGCTGCCCGCGCTCATCTTCGCGATCATCTACCTCGTCTACATGCAGCTCGAGGCATATGTGCTCACTCCCCGGGTGATGAACAAGACCATCTCGGTGCCGGGAGCGCTCGTCGTCATCGGCGCGATGGTCGGCGGCACGCTCCTCGGGCTGCTCGGAGCGCTCGTGGCGATCCCGGTGACGGCATCGATCCTGCTCATCATCAAGCAGGTCTTCATCCCCCGACAGGACGCGAAGTTCTGA
- a CDS encoding chorismate mutase, with the protein MTEDPAATLARLRSSIDNIDAALVYMLAERFKATKQVGHLKADHGMPASDPAREEQQVARLRRLAEQADLDPAFAEKWFNFVVAEVIRHHTEVADSR; encoded by the coding sequence ATGACCGAAGATCCCGCGGCGACGCTCGCCCGGCTGCGCAGCAGCATCGACAACATCGACGCCGCACTGGTGTACATGCTCGCGGAGCGGTTCAAGGCGACCAAGCAGGTCGGTCACCTCAAGGCCGATCACGGCATGCCGGCCTCCGATCCCGCCCGGGAGGAGCAGCAGGTGGCGCGGCTGCGGCGCCTCGCCGAGCAGGCCGACCTCGACCCCGCCTTCGCCGAGAAGTGGTTCAACTTCGTCGTGGCCGAGGTGATCCGCCACCACACCGAGGTCGCCGACAGCCGTTGA
- a CDS encoding ABC transporter ATP-binding protein, with translation MTTGTPVIEVRNLTKRYRDVVAVDDVSFTIEKDTIYGLLGRNGAGKTTVMSILTAQNFASSGDVRVFGMPPYENARVLSRMCFVRESQKYPDDALPRHAFATARLFFPNWDQALAERLIDDFQLPVKRRIKKLSRGQLSAVGVIIGLASRAEITFFDEPYLGLDAVARQIFYDRLLEDYAEHPRTVILSSHLIDEVSNLLERVLVIDRGRIIMDEETDAVRDRASNIIGDTAAVEQFVAGREVIHRESLGRVSSVTVLGSLTDDDRERLSVAGLEIAPVSLQQLIVRTTQHAGGTPDPAVIDEGALR, from the coding sequence ATGACGACCGGGACGCCCGTCATCGAGGTGAGGAACCTCACGAAGCGCTATCGCGACGTGGTCGCCGTGGACGACGTGAGCTTCACCATCGAGAAGGACACCATCTACGGTTTGCTCGGGCGCAACGGCGCCGGCAAGACGACCGTCATGTCGATCCTCACCGCGCAGAACTTCGCCTCGAGCGGCGATGTGCGCGTGTTCGGGATGCCGCCGTACGAGAACGCCCGGGTGCTCTCCCGGATGTGCTTCGTGCGCGAGAGCCAGAAGTACCCCGACGATGCGCTGCCGCGGCACGCGTTCGCGACGGCGCGGCTGTTCTTCCCGAACTGGGATCAGGCCCTGGCAGAGCGGCTGATCGACGACTTCCAGCTGCCCGTCAAGCGGCGCATCAAGAAGCTGTCCCGCGGGCAGCTGTCGGCGGTCGGTGTCATCATCGGCCTCGCCTCTCGCGCCGAGATCACCTTCTTCGACGAGCCGTACCTGGGTCTGGACGCCGTGGCCCGCCAGATCTTCTACGACCGGCTGCTGGAGGACTACGCCGAGCATCCGCGCACCGTGATCCTCTCGAGCCACCTGATCGACGAGGTCTCGAACCTCCTCGAGCGGGTGCTCGTGATCGACCGCGGCCGGATCATCATGGACGAGGAGACGGATGCCGTCCGCGACCGGGCCTCGAACATCATCGGCGACACCGCCGCGGTCGAGCAGTTCGTCGCCGGCCGCGAGGTGATCCACCGCGAGAGCCTGGGCCGCGTCTCGTCGGTCACCGTGCTCGGCTCGCTGACGGACGACGACCGCGAGCGGCTCAGCGTGGCCGGGCTCGAGATCGCCCCGGTCTCCCTCCAGCAGCTCATCGTCCGCACCACTCAGCACGCGGGCGGAACGCCCGATCCGGCCGTCATCGACGAAGGGGCACTCCGATGA
- a CDS encoding GntR family transcriptional regulator: MIEEGRALFLQIAESVEDAIIDGSLAEETQAPSTNELAAFYRINPATAAKGVAMLADKGVLYKRRGIGMFVAPGARDIVLGERRAAFADRFVDPLLTEARKLGLGPEDLAVLIRDRADATVADLEGNIR, translated from the coding sequence GTGATCGAAGAAGGACGCGCGCTGTTCCTCCAGATCGCCGAGAGCGTGGAGGACGCCATCATCGACGGCAGCCTGGCTGAGGAAACGCAGGCGCCGTCTACCAACGAGCTCGCAGCCTTCTACCGGATAAATCCCGCCACCGCAGCGAAGGGAGTGGCGATGCTCGCCGACAAGGGAGTGCTGTACAAGCGTCGCGGGATCGGCATGTTCGTCGCGCCCGGCGCGCGAGACATCGTCCTCGGCGAGCGCCGGGCCGCGTTCGCCGACCGCTTCGTCGATCCGCTGCTCACCGAGGCCCGCAAGCTCGGGCTCGGGCCCGAGGACCTGGCAGTGCTCATCCGCGACCGCGCCGACGCGACGGTCGCCGACCTGGAAGGGAACATCCGATGA
- a CDS encoding patatin-like phospholipase family protein yields MTVAFVLGGGGVRGAVQIGMLRALLESGIRPDLIVGTSVGAINGALVASDPRPAVVDRLLDAWTSPEANSVYGDSLFAQFTRLVRTRTHLNSPAPLRRLLERALGEDARFEDLPVRLRVVAASIERAAERVFDSGPLIDAVLASASVPGLLPPTRIGEEHFIDGGIVNSIPIAHAVETGADTVFVLQVGRVETPLEAPQTAVDTARVAFEVARRHRYARDLATVPEGVTLLVLPSGEPGGDDSLLSYRRMDSVRGRIDRAYEAGREFLAAHGLVGGDA; encoded by the coding sequence ATGACGGTGGCGTTCGTCCTCGGTGGCGGCGGAGTCCGCGGTGCCGTGCAGATCGGCATGCTGCGCGCGCTGCTGGAGTCCGGCATCCGGCCGGACCTGATCGTCGGCACCTCGGTCGGCGCGATCAACGGCGCCTTGGTGGCAAGCGACCCGCGCCCCGCGGTCGTCGACCGTCTGCTCGACGCGTGGACCTCGCCCGAAGCGAACTCGGTGTACGGAGACTCGCTGTTCGCGCAGTTCACGCGGCTGGTGAGGACCCGGACGCACCTGAACTCGCCGGCCCCGCTGCGGAGGCTGCTCGAGCGCGCGCTCGGGGAAGACGCCCGCTTCGAGGATCTGCCGGTGCGCTTGCGCGTCGTGGCCGCGAGCATCGAGCGGGCGGCCGAGCGGGTCTTCGACTCCGGTCCGCTCATCGACGCCGTGCTGGCATCGGCCTCGGTCCCGGGTCTCCTGCCGCCGACCCGCATCGGCGAAGAGCATTTCATCGACGGCGGCATCGTGAACTCCATCCCGATCGCACACGCCGTGGAAACCGGTGCCGACACCGTTTTCGTGCTGCAGGTGGGCCGCGTCGAGACACCCCTCGAGGCGCCGCAGACCGCCGTCGACACCGCGCGGGTCGCCTTCGAGGTGGCCCGCCGGCACCGCTACGCGCGCGACCTCGCGACCGTGCCCGAGGGGGTGACGCTGCTCGTGCTGCCCAGCGGCGAGCCGGGCGGCGACGACTCGCTGCTGTCGTACCGCCGCATGGACAGCGTCCGCGGCCGGATCGATCGGGCATACGAGGCGGGCCGCGAGTTCCTCGCCGCGCACGGCCTCGTCGGCGGGGATGCATGA